Proteins encoded in a region of the Burkholderia ubonensis subsp. mesacidophila genome:
- a CDS encoding MFS transporter, which yields MSAAPGAARTLEVECLIDDTHRPAFHWMLLALCGLCLVIDGFDAQAMGYVAPSVIAEWGVPKQALGPVFSASLFGMLLGALGLSVLADRIGRRPVLIGATLFFALTMLATPFAGSIPVLMALRFVTGLGLGCIMPNAMALVGEFSPAAHRVKRMMIVSCGFTLGAALGGFISTALIPALGWRAVFFVGGAVPLALAVAMAARLPESLQFLVLKGRDAQARDWLARFAPAAGIDAGTRLVVREQAASGAPVAELFRDGRLPVTLLLWSISFMNLIDLYFLSNWLPTVMRDAGYTPGTAVIVGTVLQTGGVVGTLSLGWFIERYGFVRVLFACFACAAVSVGLIGSVAHALPWLLLVVFAGGFCVVGGQPAVNALAGQYYPTSLRSTGIGWSLGIGRIGSVLGPLVGGHLIALNWSNGALFHAAAVPVLCSALFVLGLANVTRRRGAQAPRAA from the coding sequence ATGAGCGCCGCGCCGGGCGCGGCACGCACGCTCGAAGTCGAGTGCCTGATCGACGACACCCACCGTCCGGCGTTTCACTGGATGCTGCTCGCGCTGTGCGGGCTGTGCCTCGTGATCGACGGCTTCGACGCGCAGGCGATGGGCTACGTCGCGCCGAGCGTGATCGCCGAGTGGGGCGTGCCGAAGCAGGCGCTCGGGCCGGTGTTCAGCGCGAGCCTGTTCGGGATGCTGCTCGGCGCGCTCGGCCTGTCGGTGCTGGCCGACCGGATCGGGCGGCGGCCGGTGCTGATCGGCGCGACGCTGTTCTTCGCGCTGACGATGCTCGCGACGCCGTTCGCGGGTTCGATTCCGGTGCTGATGGCGCTGCGTTTCGTCACGGGCCTCGGCCTCGGCTGCATCATGCCGAACGCGATGGCGCTCGTCGGCGAGTTCAGCCCGGCCGCGCATCGCGTGAAGCGGATGATGATCGTGTCGTGCGGCTTCACGCTCGGCGCGGCGCTCGGCGGCTTCATCAGCACCGCGCTGATCCCGGCGCTCGGCTGGCGCGCGGTGTTCTTCGTCGGCGGCGCGGTGCCGCTCGCGCTCGCGGTCGCGATGGCCGCGCGGCTGCCGGAGTCGCTGCAATTCCTCGTGCTGAAGGGCCGCGATGCGCAGGCGCGCGACTGGCTCGCGCGCTTCGCGCCCGCGGCCGGCATCGACGCCGGCACGCGTCTCGTCGTGCGCGAGCAGGCGGCGAGCGGCGCGCCCGTCGCCGAGCTGTTCCGCGACGGCCGGCTGCCGGTCACGCTGCTGTTGTGGTCGATCAGCTTCATGAACCTGATCGACCTGTATTTCCTGTCGAACTGGCTGCCGACCGTGATGCGCGACGCCGGCTACACGCCCGGCACCGCGGTGATCGTCGGCACCGTGCTGCAGACGGGCGGCGTGGTCGGCACGCTGTCGCTCGGCTGGTTCATCGAGCGCTACGGCTTCGTGCGCGTGCTGTTCGCGTGCTTCGCGTGCGCGGCGGTGTCGGTCGGGCTGATCGGCTCGGTCGCGCATGCGCTGCCGTGGCTGCTGCTCGTCGTGTTCGCGGGCGGCTTCTGCGTGGTCGGCGGCCAGCCGGCCGTGAATGCGCTCGCGGGCCAGTACTACCCGACGTCGCTGCGCTCGACGGGCATCGGCTGGAGCCTCGGCATCGGCCGGATCGGCTCGGTGCTCGGGCCGCTCGTCGGCGGACACCTGATTGCGCTCAACTGGTCGAACGGCGCGCTGTTTCATGCCGCGGCGGTGCCGGTGCTGTGCTCGGCGCTGTTTGTGCTCGGCCTTGCCAATGTGACGCGGCGGCGCGGTGCGCAAGCACCGCGCGCCGCCTGA
- the hmgA gene encoding homogentisate 1,2-dioxygenase: protein MTLDLSKPATAGYLSGFANEFATEALPGALPHGRNSPQRAPYGLYAEQLSGTAFTAPRSHNRRSWLYRIRPAAVHRPFEPFAGPQRLVAEFGDSPDVPPTPPNQLRWDPLPMPAEPVDFIEGWVTMAGNGSAAAMNGCAIHLYAANRSMQDRFFYNTDGELLIVPQQGRLFIATEFGRLDVEPFEIAVIPRGVRFTVALPDGDARGYICENFGAQLRLPDLGPIGSNGLANPRDFVTPQAAYEDREGAFELITKLNGRLWRADIGHSPLDVVAWHGNYAPYKYDLRLFNTIGSISYDHPDPSIFLVLQSPSDTPGVDTIDFVIFPPRWLAAEDTFRPPWFHRNVASEFMGLVHGAYDAKAEGFVPGGASLHNCMSGHGPDAETFEKASASDTSKPHKVDDTMAFMFETRTLIRPTRFALDTAQLQANYFECWQGIQKHFNPEQR from the coding sequence ATGACGCTTGACCTGTCGAAACCGGCGACCGCCGGCTACCTGAGCGGATTCGCGAACGAATTCGCGACCGAAGCGCTGCCGGGCGCGTTGCCGCACGGCCGCAATTCGCCGCAGCGCGCACCGTACGGGCTGTACGCGGAGCAGCTGTCCGGCACCGCGTTCACCGCGCCGCGCAGCCACAACCGCCGCTCGTGGCTGTACCGGATCCGGCCGGCGGCCGTGCACCGGCCGTTCGAGCCGTTCGCGGGCCCGCAGCGGCTCGTCGCGGAATTCGGCGATTCGCCCGACGTGCCGCCGACGCCGCCGAACCAGCTGCGCTGGGACCCGCTGCCGATGCCGGCCGAGCCGGTCGATTTCATCGAAGGCTGGGTGACGATGGCCGGCAACGGCTCGGCCGCCGCGATGAACGGCTGCGCGATCCACCTGTACGCGGCGAACCGCTCGATGCAGGACCGCTTCTTCTACAACACCGACGGCGAGTTGCTGATCGTCCCGCAGCAGGGGCGCCTGTTCATCGCGACCGAGTTCGGCCGGCTCGACGTCGAGCCGTTCGAGATCGCGGTGATCCCGCGCGGCGTGCGCTTCACGGTCGCGCTGCCGGACGGCGACGCGCGCGGCTACATCTGCGAGAACTTCGGCGCGCAGCTGCGCCTGCCGGACCTCGGGCCGATCGGCTCGAACGGTCTCGCGAACCCGCGCGACTTCGTCACGCCGCAGGCTGCGTACGAGGATCGCGAAGGCGCGTTCGAGCTGATCACGAAGCTGAACGGGCGCCTCTGGCGCGCGGACATCGGCCATTCGCCGCTCGACGTCGTCGCGTGGCACGGCAACTACGCGCCGTACAAATACGACCTGCGCCTGTTCAACACGATCGGCTCGATCAGCTACGACCATCCCGATCCGTCGATCTTCCTCGTGCTGCAATCGCCGAGCGACACGCCGGGCGTCGACACGATCGACTTCGTGATCTTCCCGCCGCGCTGGCTCGCGGCCGAGGACACGTTCCGCCCGCCCTGGTTCCACCGCAACGTCGCGAGCGAGTTCATGGGCCTCGTGCACGGCGCTTACGACGCGAAGGCAGAAGGCTTCGTGCCGGGCGGCGCGAGCCTGCACAACTGCATGTCGGGCCACGGCCCGGACGCGGAGACGTTCGAGAAGGCGTCCGCGAGCGACACGTCGAAGCCGCACAAGGTCGACGACACGATGGCGTTCATGTTCGAGACCCGCACGCTGATCCGGCCGACGCGCTTCGCGCTCGACACCGCGCAGCTGCAGGCGAACTACTTCGAATGCTGGCAAGGCATCCAGAAACACTTCAATCCGGAGCAACGATGA